Proteins encoded by one window of Cyprinus carpio isolate SPL01 chromosome B6, ASM1834038v1, whole genome shotgun sequence:
- the obi1 gene encoding ORC ubiquitin ligase 1 has product MAQSFQNVTLSLTLPISCQICLGKVRQPVICCNNHVFCSNCIKVWLEKSSQCPTCRVAITPENPCREIIGATTDCESSESDSVKRRLRKTRGELLLREYEDEIETLLKENEDLKSKNLSLEMQLKTAVEPSTVLVPQSETSSVDPSALEESANKLRATNDLYRKVKQDLERLKEANKTLRSQIFDLIQENMRLKAEVDSRSPQKFGRYTVAALEAKIHQYERDVAQLKRALERSDKYIEELEAQNLRDNPKSEEGVCSNAASGGTQNGGIERIALMRRSLSEMEETSVCTDLDQKCSELPNNHGRLLTTSDVGFLGGTLTPQNDGLKDITVPSTPSSALRSLSLKSPIAVCSDRKLGLKPLTYLRRLSFDDCQGPTSSSSVNQSPGSFQINKGAPFGEKTTVNLNKEVLGGGWMDCGPDLPCLDENREEFKRSEDPVGNSEACMDAAYLDKISELDSMMAEGESSSSQVSHLPLASSSSSQSPDFDATQIPELDFCSNLLADPGTAREHQTASLTQETTHCDAAAVASEEEASCVEFSERAGVMVESPTKPTKRKCPPGSSISSPSKLSKLK; this is encoded by the exons ATGGCGCAAAGTTTTCAAAACGTTACTCTTTCACTGACTTTACCGATATCCTGTCAGATTTGCCTCGGAAAG GTCCGTCAGCCGGTCATTTGCTGCAACAACCATGTGTTCTGCTCCAACTGTATCAAAGTGTGGCTGGAGAAGAGCAGTCAGTGTCCCACCTGTAGAGTGGCTATCACCCCAGAAAACCCCTGCAGAGAAATCATTG GAGCCACAACTGACTGTGAGTCCAGTGAGAGTGATTCTGTGAAGAGACGCCTCCGAAAGACTCGAGGGGAGCTGCTTTTAAGAGAATATGAG GATGAAATCGAAACCCTTTTGAAAGAGAACGAGGACTTGAAAAGCAAAAACCTGAGCCTTGAGATGCAACTTAAGACGGCTGTGGAACCGAGCACGGTCTTGGTTCCTCAGAGTGAAACCAGTAGTGTTGACCCGAGTGCTCTGGAGGAGTCAGCTAATAAGCTGAGAGCTACCAATGACCTCTACAGGAAGGTCAAACAGGACCTCGAAAGGCTAAAAGAA GCTAATAAAACTTTGCGGTCCCAAATTTTTGACTTAATCCAGGAAAATATGCGCCTGAAAGCCGAAGTGGACAGCAGATCTCCTCAAAA GTTTGGCAGGTATACAGTTGCAGCTCTTGAGGCTAAAATTCATCAGTATGAGCGGGACGTGGCGCAGCTGAAAAGAGCTCTGGAGCGCAGTGATAAATACATCGAAGAGCTTGAAGCCCAGAACCTGAGGGACAACCCTAAGTCTGAAGAAGGAGTTTGTTCAAACGCTGCTTCTGGAGGGACTCAAAACGGAGGGATTGAAAGAATCGCCCTGATGCGAAGGAGCCTGAGTGAAATGGAAGAAACGTCTGTTTGCACAGACCTGGACCAAAAGTGTTCAGAACTGCCAAACAACCATGGGCGCCTCCTGACAACATCTGATGTGGGTTTTCTAGGAGGGACCTTGACTCCACAGAATGATGGACTCAAAGACATTACGGTTCCCTCTACGCCCTCCTCGGCTCTCAGATCTCTGAGCTTGAAGAGTCCTATTGCGGTTTGTAGTGACCGAAAGTTAGGTCTCAAACCTCTCACTTACCTGAGAAGACTCAGTTTTGATGATTGCCAGGGTCCAACCAGTTCATCCTCAGTCAACCAAAGCCCAGGGTCCTTCCAGATCAACAAAGGTGCTCCTTTTGGTGAGAAAACCACTGTGAATTTGAACAAAGAGGTCTTGGGTGGAGGCTGGATGGACTGCGGACCTGATCTTCCCTGTTTGGATGAAAATAGAGAGGAGTTCAAGCGCTCCGAGGACCCCGTGGGTAACAGCGAAGCTTGTATGGATGCAGCGTACTTGGACAAGATCTCTGAGCTGGACTCTATGATGGCTGAAGGTGAGAGCTCCAGCAGTCAGGTCTCTCACCTTCCTCTggcatcatcatcttcatcacaatCTCCAGACTTTGATGCCACCCAAATACCAGAACTGGATTTCTGCAGCAACCTCTTGGCTGATCCTGGAACAGCAAGAGAGCACCAAACAGCATCTTTGACTCAGGAGACCACCCATTGTGATGCTGCTGCGGTGGCTTCTGAGGAAGAGGCTTCATGTGTTGAGTTCAGTGAAAGAGCTGGAGTTATGGTGGAAAGTCCCACAAAGCCCACCAAGCGCAAGTGTCCCCCAGGATCGTCCATCTCCAGTCCATCGAAACTCTCAAAACTAAAGTAG
- the pou4f1 gene encoding POU domain, class 4, transcription factor 1, with product MMSMNSKQPHFAMHHSLPEHKYTTLHSSSEAIRRACLQNPQLQSNIFASLDETLLARAEALAAVDIAVSQGKSHPFKPDATYHTMNTVPCSSASTVPLAHHHHHHHHHHQNLEPADLMEHIGSPSLALMPSAHEGSGGGGGGGGGGGGGLISTSAHPHSHMHGLTHLSHQAAMNMNSPLTHHGLLPGHHGGAHQCAPGLGNNGLSSINDSDTDPRELEAFAERFKQRRIKLGVTQADVGGALANLKIPGVGCLSQSTICRFESLTLSHNNMIALKPILQAWLEEAEGAQREKMSKPDIFNGNEKKRKRTSIAAPEKRSLEAYFAVQPRPSSEKIAAIAEKLDLKKNVVRVWFCNQRQKQKRLKFSATH from the exons ATGATGTCCATGAACAGCAAACAGCCTCATTTCGCCATGCATCACAGCTTACCTGAGCACAAGTACACAACTCTGCACTCGAGCTCGGAGGCGATCCGGAGAGCCTGTCTGCAGAATCCACAG CTCCAGAGCAACATCTTCGCCAGTCTGGATGAGACGCTCCTGGCCCGCGCCGAAGCTCTGGCGGCCGTGGACATCGCGGTGTCCCAGGGTAAGAGTCACCCGTTCAAGCCCGACGCCACGTACCACACGATGAACACCGTGCCATGCTCGTCTGCCTCCACCGTGCCACTcgcccaccaccaccaccaccatcaccaccaccaccagaaCCTGGAGCCGGCAGACCTCATGGAGCACATCGGCTCGCCATCGCTCGCGCTCATGCCCAGCGCGCACGAGGGGTCCGGCGGAGGTGGCGGAGgaggcggcggcggcggcggagGCTTGATCTCCACGTCGGCCCACCCGCACTCCCACATGCACGGGCTCACCCACCTGTCCCACCAGGCTGCTATGAACATGAACTCGCCGCTCACGCACCACGGCCTCTTACCGGGCCACCACGGCGGTGCGCACCAGTGCGCGCCGGGACTCGGCAACAACGGACTGTCCTCCATCAACGACTCGGACACGGACCCGAGGGAGCTGGAGGCGTTCGCGGAGCGTTTCAAACAGCGGCGGATCAAACTCGGGGTGACTCAGGCGGACGTTGGGGGCGCGCTGGCCAACCTGAAGATCCCAGGCGTGGGCTGCCTGAGCCAAAGTACCATTTGTCGCTTCGAGTCTCTAACTCTGTCGCACAACAACATGATCGCGCTCAAACCCATCCTCCAGGCTTGGCTGGAGGAGGCCGAGGGCGCCCAGCGCGAGAAAATGAGCAAACCCGACATTTTCAACGGCAACGAGAAGAAGCGCAAGCGGACCTCCATAGCGGCCCCGGAGAAGCGATCTCTGGAGGCGTATTTCGCGGTGCAGCCCCGGCCGTCGTCGGAGAAAATCGCGGCTATAGCTGAGAAATTGGACCTCAAAAAGAACGTGGTGCGAGTATGGTTTTGCAaccaaagacaaaaacagaagaGGTTGAAATTTTCCGCGACTCACTGA